The genomic stretch AATGGCGCTTCCGCCCCCCACACCCTGGACGTTACCGGGTGACTTTTTCACCGGTGCCCGACGGGCACGGTTATGACTTCAAATACGAAGCCTCCTGGAAAGTGGAATGATCAACCCCGTCAGCGGCGCAGGTTGGCGCCGCGCTCGGACCAACGCGGGGGACCGCCGGAGGAACTCCGCGGGGGACGGAGGTTGGGATGTTGTTCCTTGCCGATGGTTTCCCATCCCCGGATGCGGAAGACATCGACAAAGACATCGTAGTTCGGCTCATAGCCTTTGTAATCGGTGAACTCGCCATAAAGGCGATAGGTCATGCCGTCGTCGCCGGTCGGTCGTCCGTAGTGGCGGCCGGGCGCGACGGATTTCCCCGGGGCTTCTTCCAGCATGACCCATTTGGCGCTGCCCCAGGACTGTTTGTCTTTTTTGATCCAGCCCCATCCGGCGTAACGGTCGATGACCGCGCGGTGGCCGATCCAAATGGGGCCGGTGCGGTCGCCGGAACTGGTGGGGATGGGCTTCTTGGGCTTTTCCGCGGGGAGGTTTTGTTGGGAAAACTCGTCCGAGGGTGCGGGGTCGGATGGGGCGGAGTTGTCGGCCGGGGCAGAGCTGGCGGGAAGAGAAGAAGGCGCGGAATTGTCGGCCGGGGCAGGAGGGGTTGAGGGTGCGGAAGCTGGAGTAGGGTTCGGGTCCACCGCCGGAGCCGGGGAAGTTTCGACCGTGGGCGCCGGTTTGTCTGGTAGCGGCGTGACAACCGGTGCGTCCTGCGCCCGGAGCAAGGGGGAAGCCAGGACAATCAAACAAGCGGTCAAGATGAAGTGGGGGGTGCGTTTCATGGTGATTTACTTGGTCCAGTATCCGCCGGGGGTTGAAATCACCGGGATGCCGCCGCCGGAATAATCCGTTTTGCCGACGGCGCCGATCATGCGGGCACCCGTCGCCCTCTGCCACGCGTTCGTGTATTCCTCGCCGGAATGGCAGCCCCAACTGCGCGTGTAGGCATTGGGGGCGAATGATTTGTGATTGAGTTTGGGGAGGTCGTTGATGTGCAAGCAGAGCGGGGCGGCCACGGCGCCGTCGAGGCGGTTGCTGTAGTCGAACATCCAGTTGCGTTTGTTGGAGTGGCCGAAGTATTCCAGTCTAGAAATCTTGACCTTGCTGCGGTCCTGCCCGCGGTTGATGTATTCGATGAACTCGTCGCGGGAACTGAACCAGACCACTTTGGCGCCGGTCGGGCGGATGCGGTTCTCCACCTCGGTGATGACATCGAATTCCGCCTCGGTCATACGGGATTCATAACTCGGACGGAAAACCATCCAGGTGAACGTGTCTTCCTTTGGTATCTCTTCTTTGATCTGGTTGTAGCGCAGCACCCCGGCGTGGATGAAGTTGCCCCAGAATTTGTCATGGCTGCTGACTTTGTGTTTTTCGAAATAGCGCAAGGCCGGGCCTCCGCTGACGAAGATTTGCTCATCGGCCCGGAGGGCAGGGGAAAGGAACAGGCTGAAATGGCAGAGAAGGCAGGCCAGACAGGCCGGAAGAACACGTGCGGGCATCGGTAGAACGTAGCAAGCCCGCGTTACCTGCCAACGGGAAAAACAGAGGGTTTGATTTGGGGTCGGTTGGCAGGAACTCGGACCGCGAACCAACCCCTGCAAGCGGGGGCGGTTCGACGATGGGGAAGAAAAATTGTGGGTTGGCTGGGACTCGAACCCAGAACCAATACCTTAAAAGGGTACTGCTCTACCATTGAGCTACCAACCCGGAGAGGTTTCCGCCAAGGGACGCGAAATAGAGCGAAAACAATCGCCGAACCATTTTGTGTGTCAACGCGGAATTCGTGTCGCAGAGGGTCGCCATAGGTTTGGTGTTGAATTGCTACTTGCTTCGAACGGCTTAAATGATAATCAATTATCAATATGGATTCGTCCAATCGCCTCTTTTGTCCATTGATCTTCAGTTTGTTGGCTTTTGCAGGGTGCTCGCCAACGCCCGATGGGGAAACTCCGGTCAATGCATCGGCCCCTGTTCATCGGCTCAAGGTGGTGGCTTCTTTTCTTCCCATCTACGCCCACACCTCGCGGGTGGCCGGTGGAAGCGCCGATGTGACCATGCTGCTCCAATCCGACAGCGGTCCGCATGACTACCAACTGGCTCCGGATGATATGAAGCGCATCGCTGACGCCGACCTGTTCGTCGTCAATGGTGGAGGCATCGAGGCCTGGTTGGATGATTTGGTGCAAGCGGTCGGAAGTCCGCGCTTGAAAGTGGTCGATACAGGGGTGGGCATCGTTCCCTCCGACGTTCCGGAGGAAATCACGTTGGGGCAATCGGGACAGAAGCATCGTCATGAACATGTCCACGAATCCGAAGAAGGCATCAACCCGCATTACTGGCTCGATCCGGTCCATGCCATCTCCCAAGTGGAAGTGATCCGGGACGCCCTGATTTCCGCTGATCCAAACCAAGGCGGGAGTTATCAGGCCAACGCCGCTGCCTACATATTGGAATTGCAGGCCCTGCATGCGGCATTCCAGACGGCCCTGGACACGCTCCCGGGGAAGAATCTGGTCACTTTCCATGATGCTTTCCCTTACTTTGCCCGCCGTTATGGATTGAATTATGTGGGGTTCATCGAGGCTTTTCCCGAAAAAGATCCCAGCCCGCGTCAACTGAAGGCACTGGTCGACGCCATCCGCCGGAACCAGGTCAAAGTGCTGTTTGCCGAAACCGGCTACGCCCCGGCGATTCTCCGGACCCTGGCCGCCGAGACCGGGGCCCGGGTGGCGGAGTTGGATACCCTGGAAGTGGGGGAACCCGTGCCCGACGCCTATCTGGTGCGGATGAGAAACAATTTGCGGGCGTTGCAGCAGGCGGCCCCCTGATGGTAAGTTTGAATCTTCTTTTTGTGGATACCGGGCAACCTTTGATCGAACTACAGGATGTTGGCGTCGCCTACGGCGGGGCCTGGGCGCTGCGTCATGTTTCCCTCAACATCCAGAAAGGAGAGATCCTCTCCCTGGTTGGTCCGAATGGCGCGGGCAAGTCCACCCTGCTCAAAACGATGATGGGTTTTGTCCAACCGGCCGAGGGCACCGTCCGCCTGAACACCGGGCGCGGGGTGCGCAGCGTGGGCTACGTTCCGCAGAAACTCGACATCGACAAGACGGTTCCTTTCACGGTGGGCGAACTCCTGACCCTGAATATGCCGGGCACCCGTTTCTGGTTCGGCGGACAAACCACCGGGCAGCGCAGCCAGGCCGTCGATGTCCTGCACCAGCTGGACGCCTGTGCCCTCATCGACCGCCAGATCGGCCAGCTCTCCGGCGGCGAATTCCAACGGGTCATGATCGCTTACGCCTTGTTGCAAAAGCCGCAGGTGCTCTTGCTGGATGAGCCCCTAACCGGGGTGGACAAACTCGGGGCCGAGCTCCTGGAGGATCTCATTTTGCAATTGCGAGGGGAACGCCAGCTCACCTTGATCATCGTTTCCCACGACCTCCACCTGGTCAGCCATGTCTCCGACCGTGTGCTATGTCTCAACCAGACCCCCTGCGGTCTTGGATCCCCCCAAGAAGTACTCCAGGACCACCTGCTCGATGAAATCTACGGCACCCGGCGCCGCCATCACCACCAGCACCGCCACAGCCTGGCCGCTTAGCCTGCTCCTACTGCTGATACACCTTATCCTTCCTGCCACCACACCACGCTTCTCATGCACGATTTCCTGCAATACGAATTCCTCCGCAACACGCTCCTTGCCGCCATGTTGTTGGGGCCCACCTGCGCTTTGCTGGGGGTGTTTGTCACCCTGCGCGGCATGGCCTTTTTCAGCGACGCCCTGGCGCATTCCGCGTTGACCGGGGTGGCCCTGGGGTACTTAGTGCAGGAGATTTTCCATTTCCAGGTTCCCTTGCTTTTGGTTGTTCTGCTCTTCAGCTTCGGACTGGCCACGGTCATGGCCTACTTTTTTGAGAAAACCCGCCTGCGCGCCGACACCATCATCGCCTTCAGTTTCACCGGCAGTGTCGCACTGGGTGTGGTGGTGATTTCCGCCCTGGGCAAATACCGACTCATCGATGGCCTCCTCTTTGGTTCGATCCATGCCAACAGCCGGACCGACCTGGTTCTCCAGGCGGTCTTCTGCACCGGGTTGGTGGCGTTTTTGCTGGCCAATGTCAAACCCTACGCCCTGACCATCCTCCAGCCCGAACTCGCCCGTGCCCAGGGGGTCAATATGCAGCGCTTGAACTACTTTTTCGCCATGGCCATCGCCGCCACCGTGGCCATGGGTATGAAAATGGTTGGTGCCCTGCTGCTCAGTGCCCTGATCGTCGTCCCCCCGGCCGCGGCCAAGCTGGTCTCGGGCAACTTCCGCGGCATGCTGGTTATCGCCCCCGCGTTCGGACTCATCGCCGCCGTTGCCGGTGTGACCGGCTCCAATTCCCTTGGATTACCCACCGGCCCGACCATCGTCCTGACCAACGTGGCGGTCCTTTTGGTTTGCCTCGTGCTTTCTTCCCTCAAAAAATCGCCCAAGGTCGCTGACACCCCGCTGCCCAATTGAATCTTCCCAACCCATGAGCACTCCCATCCCCGTCACCATCCTGACCGGCTTCCTCGGGGCCGGCAAAACCACCCTCCTCAACCGCATCCTGACGGAAAACCACGGCCAGCGCATCGCGGTCATCGAAAACGAATTCGGCGAGGTCGGCGTCGACCACGAACTGGTCATCAACACCGACGAGGAAAT from Candidatus Methylacidiphilales bacterium encodes the following:
- a CDS encoding metal ABC transporter substrate-binding protein, giving the protein MDSSNRLFCPLIFSLLAFAGCSPTPDGETPVNASAPVHRLKVVASFLPIYAHTSRVAGGSADVTMLLQSDSGPHDYQLAPDDMKRIADADLFVVNGGGIEAWLDDLVQAVGSPRLKVVDTGVGIVPSDVPEEITLGQSGQKHRHEHVHESEEGINPHYWLDPVHAISQVEVIRDALISADPNQGGSYQANAAAYILELQALHAAFQTALDTLPGKNLVTFHDAFPYFARRYGLNYVGFIEAFPEKDPSPRQLKALVDAIRRNQVKVLFAETGYAPAILRTLAAETGARVAELDTLEVGEPVPDAYLVRMRNNLRALQQAAP
- a CDS encoding metal ABC transporter ATP-binding protein, which encodes MDTGQPLIELQDVGVAYGGAWALRHVSLNIQKGEILSLVGPNGAGKSTLLKTMMGFVQPAEGTVRLNTGRGVRSVGYVPQKLDIDKTVPFTVGELLTLNMPGTRFWFGGQTTGQRSQAVDVLHQLDACALIDRQIGQLSGGEFQRVMIAYALLQKPQVLLLDEPLTGVDKLGAELLEDLILQLRGERQLTLIIVSHDLHLVSHVSDRVLCLNQTPCGLGSPQEVLQDHLLDEIYGTRRRHHHQHRHSLAA
- a CDS encoding metal ABC transporter permease, which codes for MHDFLQYEFLRNTLLAAMLLGPTCALLGVFVTLRGMAFFSDALAHSALTGVALGYLVQEIFHFQVPLLLVVLLFSFGLATVMAYFFEKTRLRADTIIAFSFTGSVALGVVVISALGKYRLIDGLLFGSIHANSRTDLVLQAVFCTGLVAFLLANVKPYALTILQPELARAQGVNMQRLNYFFAMAIAATVAMGMKMVGALLLSALIVVPPAAAKLVSGNFRGMLVIAPAFGLIAAVAGVTGSNSLGLPTGPTIVLTNVAVLLVCLVLSSLKKSPKVADTPLPN
- a CDS encoding GTP-binding protein, whose protein sequence is MSTPIPVTILTGFLGAGKTTLLNRILTENHGQRIAVIENEFGEVGVDHELVINTDEEIFEMNNGCICCKLKESISSA